The Nocardioides sp. S-1144 genome includes a region encoding these proteins:
- a CDS encoding SigE family RNA polymerase sigma factor, protein MRDDDRSAEFVEFTRAHRRDLMRTASLLCAGEEASAEDLVQTTLTKLYLAWSRVRRADSPLAYARRTLTHHFIDEAKRAHRRRESTMAEPAEALPSDPVSAGTDLELREVMLAALSSLGPRQRAVVVLRHWLDLDVAETARILGCSAGTVKSQNARALAHLRAHLDTTDHHLILEDTP, encoded by the coding sequence GTGAGAGACGACGACCGATCAGCCGAGTTCGTGGAGTTCACCCGTGCGCACCGACGGGACCTCATGCGGACGGCGTCGCTGCTGTGTGCCGGCGAGGAGGCCAGCGCCGAGGACCTGGTGCAGACGACGCTGACCAAGCTCTACCTGGCGTGGTCCCGGGTTCGACGCGCCGACAGCCCACTGGCCTACGCCCGGAGGACCCTGACCCACCACTTCATCGACGAGGCCAAGCGAGCGCACCGACGACGCGAGTCGACGATGGCCGAGCCCGCGGAGGCGCTGCCGAGCGACCCCGTGTCCGCCGGCACCGACCTCGAGCTGAGGGAGGTGATGCTGGCGGCGCTGTCGTCGCTCGGTCCGCGGCAGCGCGCGGTCGTGGTGCTGCGGCACTGGCTCGACCTCGACGTCGCCGAGACCGCCCGGATCCTCGGCTGCAGCGCCGGCACCGTGAAGTCGCAGAACGCCCGGGCCCTCGCTCACCTGAGGGCCCACCTCGACACCACCGACCACCACCTGATCCTGGAGGACACCCCATGA
- a CDS encoding DUF6461 domain-containing protein — translation MIDATKYSWINHDGLDVATCVTVVLDISAQEALARFGADTSTEIDFDTAHGEGVTVLAVPGGVVAFEPNGFLGSIPDVLERLAGGGRAASAFWNVNGDDSFVWTTDGAPARSVELLHAEEDDDADSMDDLGLPPVVHGLWPQAAGESPGPCAVGLAMVEAVTGIEIPRAALATDATFYRLPQ, via the coding sequence GTGATCGACGCGACCAAGTACTCCTGGATCAACCACGACGGACTGGACGTCGCCACCTGCGTGACCGTCGTCCTCGACATCTCGGCCCAGGAGGCGCTGGCCCGGTTCGGCGCCGACACCTCGACGGAGATCGACTTCGACACGGCCCACGGCGAGGGCGTCACGGTCCTGGCGGTCCCGGGCGGGGTGGTCGCGTTCGAGCCGAACGGGTTCCTGGGCTCGATCCCCGACGTGCTGGAGCGACTCGCCGGTGGCGGTCGGGCGGCCAGCGCATTCTGGAACGTCAACGGCGACGACTCGTTCGTGTGGACCACCGACGGAGCGCCGGCCCGGTCGGTCGAGCTGCTGCACGCCGAGGAGGACGACGACGCCGACTCGATGGACGACCTCGGCCTGCCCCCGGTCGTGCACGGCCTGTGGCCGCAAGCCGCCGGCGAGAGCCCGGGACCCTGCGCGGTCGGACTGGCGATGGTCGAGGCCGTCACGGGCATCGAGATCCCCCGGGCCGCCCTCGCCACCGACGCCACGTTCTACCGGCTGCCGCAGTAG
- a CDS encoding phosphodiester glycosidase family protein, with protein sequence MTLPRPRPDRSALRSSISALAVSALAVGVLGIAPAAPAVAAAVPASAAADDPAPTAGSLSLVDETEAVGPGITLRSLTSVTPQGWYDQRILSVDLANPAVTSDLLSGEHVTDRNAISRKADEAGAVAGVNGDFFDISNSGAPLGAAVKDGELLKSSDHGTWGHVGVGQDGIGRAVDMTLDAKATFGGVDHAVASLNAANTLAGSPADAIIAFTPTWGTYNRAIGVSGATDVASVLVQDGKVVSVDPAAAGAGAIPEGAFVLVGREAGAAAIRTLVAGDAVSLGYDLRDDIAEQMEFVIGSNRELVRDGVARPDSELDNDVHPRTVIGFKDGGRTMLLVTNDGRQSPVNGMTMRELAAFMVSQGAETAWNLDGGGSTTMVARPLGETATTVRNRPSDGTERLDPNGVGVFVAPGNGRAEELVITPGTDDAAVFPGLHRTLTAKGIDDHMTPVPLARGDVRWSTSAGTVDGGLLAAPAGAAGTITVKGNADGSQGIARVRVLRPLRTLELSTNRIAITDPVAANAVQLRVTGRDAQGFAAPVEAVDLDLDYDRRIVRVTPSGTGLRITPLTDGGTVLVLSAGGQSVKLPITVGVQTVRPYAFDDEAAGTGRWTSNSSAGATVAISKDPEGVQLQFSATRNKGITAAGVPARWVEIPGQPLRVRVKMKSSVAVPAGLTYAGFWDAAGKSAGLYGTGLVASDQWQYVTFTIPSTVTYPIRFNSFQGINTAVDQQQAGAFVFGGIEADVPSEIELPAQESLRSDPLFSADGHVDDEQDWNFATLSDVQFTAAQPELTKVAVAALARIRAQEPDLIVLNGDIIDRGLAEDVDLARETLEAGGCDLVGLGEEPDAESTPDPASDTVPCYYVPGNHESYGVGNVQSTLAAWEAEFGQPYRTFDHKGTRFVLLNSALGSLRGSDWDQLPMLQEALATAVDDPDVSNVMVFAHHPVEDPAETDSSQLTDRLEVRLVEKLLSDFSVESDKGVTMVGSHAQITHVERVEGVSYVVLPSSGKAPYGTPDRGGFTGWLDWSVDRDASAREQWLTADVRAFAQEVVVDAPETLEVSRAATVGGHVVQPSGVVAGSRVVPLAYPMSVDWSGDAGLAIGSGDAAVAAARAGKKVAILDPETRQLTGLRTGEVTLSVTNDSMREYTDEASAAPVTGTRTVQVVAYQGPGSRIDAPAPVFPTQPVGTTGAGQPVTVTNTGDRPLRVSDVAITATGSSPAGEFVVAGEQCAGVDIAPGASCEVLVRFAPSAAEVTSTAELVLTANTPEGGFEVPLTGLSSGPLQGAPGEPGEDGPTGPTGPTGPTGPQGPGGESGTPGATGPQGPQGPAGPQGPQGPQGPRGAVVFKATKKVVRVERGDRMSMPFRLGNQTATALRPTVRIAPARALRATGKRVVNPAAVRAGATRRLAFVLRVGAAAEVGTHRVEVTLRVGDRTVTRIVRVRVLRG encoded by the coding sequence ATGACCCTGCCCCGCCCTCGACCGGACCGCTCCGCGCTCCGGTCCTCGATCTCCGCGCTCGCCGTCTCGGCCCTCGCGGTGGGAGTCCTCGGCATCGCGCCGGCGGCGCCGGCCGTCGCGGCCGCCGTCCCGGCCAGCGCCGCCGCGGACGACCCGGCCCCCACCGCCGGCTCCCTCTCGCTCGTCGACGAGACCGAGGCCGTCGGCCCGGGCATCACGCTGCGCAGCCTGACGTCCGTCACGCCCCAGGGCTGGTACGACCAGCGGATCCTCTCGGTCGACCTCGCCAACCCGGCGGTGACCAGCGACCTGCTCTCCGGCGAGCACGTGACCGACCGCAACGCGATCTCGAGGAAGGCCGACGAGGCCGGCGCCGTCGCCGGCGTCAACGGCGACTTCTTCGACATCAGCAACTCCGGCGCCCCGCTCGGTGCCGCCGTCAAGGACGGCGAGCTGCTCAAGTCCTCGGACCACGGCACCTGGGGTCACGTCGGGGTCGGCCAGGACGGCATCGGCCGCGCGGTCGACATGACGCTGGACGCCAAGGCGACCTTCGGCGGCGTCGACCACGCCGTCGCCTCGCTCAACGCCGCCAACACCCTCGCCGGCTCGCCGGCCGACGCGATCATCGCCTTCACCCCCACCTGGGGCACCTACAACCGGGCGATCGGGGTCAGCGGCGCCACCGACGTCGCCTCGGTGCTCGTGCAGGACGGCAAGGTCGTGTCGGTGGACCCCGCCGCCGCCGGTGCCGGCGCGATCCCCGAGGGCGCGTTCGTGCTGGTGGGCCGGGAGGCCGGCGCCGCCGCGATCCGCACCCTGGTCGCCGGCGACGCCGTCAGCCTCGGCTACGACCTGCGCGACGACATCGCCGAGCAGATGGAGTTCGTCATCGGCTCCAACCGTGAGCTCGTGCGCGACGGCGTCGCGCGGCCGGACTCCGAGCTGGACAACGACGTGCACCCCCGCACCGTCATCGGCTTCAAGGACGGCGGCCGGACGATGCTCCTGGTCACCAACGACGGCCGGCAGTCGCCGGTCAACGGCATGACCATGCGCGAGCTGGCCGCCTTCATGGTCAGCCAGGGCGCCGAGACCGCGTGGAACCTCGACGGCGGCGGGTCCACGACCATGGTGGCCCGGCCCCTCGGCGAGACCGCGACCACGGTGCGCAACCGGCCCTCCGACGGCACGGAGCGGCTCGACCCCAACGGCGTCGGCGTCTTCGTCGCACCGGGCAACGGTCGCGCCGAGGAGCTGGTGATCACCCCCGGCACCGACGACGCCGCCGTCTTCCCCGGCCTGCACCGCACGCTGACGGCCAAGGGCATCGACGACCACATGACGCCGGTGCCGCTGGCGCGCGGCGACGTCCGGTGGAGCACGTCGGCCGGCACCGTCGACGGCGGCCTCCTCGCGGCCCCCGCGGGCGCCGCCGGCACGATCACCGTCAAGGGCAACGCCGACGGCAGCCAGGGCATCGCCCGGGTCCGGGTGCTGCGACCGCTGCGCACGCTGGAGCTGTCGACCAACCGGATCGCCATCACCGACCCGGTCGCGGCCAACGCCGTCCAGCTGCGGGTCACCGGCCGGGACGCCCAGGGCTTCGCCGCGCCCGTCGAGGCGGTCGACCTCGACCTCGACTACGACCGCCGCATCGTCCGGGTCACGCCCTCGGGCACCGGCCTCCGGATCACCCCGCTCACCGACGGCGGCACCGTGCTGGTGCTCAGCGCCGGCGGCCAGAGCGTCAAGCTGCCGATCACCGTCGGAGTGCAGACCGTGCGCCCCTACGCCTTCGACGACGAGGCCGCCGGCACCGGCCGCTGGACGAGCAACAGCTCGGCCGGCGCCACGGTCGCCATCAGCAAGGACCCCGAGGGCGTGCAGCTGCAGTTCAGCGCCACCCGCAACAAGGGCATCACCGCTGCCGGCGTGCCGGCGCGGTGGGTCGAGATCCCCGGCCAGCCGCTGCGGGTCCGCGTAAAGATGAAGTCGAGCGTCGCGGTGCCCGCGGGCCTCACCTACGCCGGCTTCTGGGACGCCGCCGGCAAGTCGGCCGGCCTGTACGGCACCGGCCTGGTGGCCTCCGACCAGTGGCAGTACGTCACCTTCACGATCCCCTCGACGGTGACCTACCCGATCCGCTTCAACTCCTTCCAGGGCATCAACACCGCGGTCGACCAGCAGCAGGCCGGCGCGTTCGTGTTCGGCGGCATCGAGGCCGACGTGCCCTCGGAGATCGAGCTGCCCGCGCAGGAGTCGCTGCGCTCCGACCCGCTGTTCTCGGCCGACGGCCACGTCGACGACGAGCAGGACTGGAACTTCGCGACCCTCTCCGACGTGCAGTTCACCGCGGCCCAGCCCGAGCTGACCAAGGTGGCCGTCGCCGCCCTGGCGCGGATCCGCGCGCAGGAGCCCGACCTGATCGTGCTCAACGGCGACATCATCGACCGCGGCCTCGCCGAGGACGTCGACCTGGCGCGCGAGACCCTGGAGGCCGGCGGCTGCGACCTGGTCGGGCTGGGCGAGGAGCCCGACGCCGAGAGCACGCCCGACCCGGCGTCCGACACCGTCCCCTGCTACTACGTGCCGGGCAACCACGAGTCCTACGGCGTCGGCAACGTGCAGTCCACGCTGGCGGCCTGGGAGGCCGAGTTCGGCCAGCCGTACCGCACCTTCGACCACAAGGGCACCCGGTTCGTGCTGCTCAACAGCGCCCTCGGGTCGCTGCGCGGCTCCGACTGGGACCAGCTCCCGATGCTGCAGGAGGCGCTGGCCACCGCGGTCGACGACCCGGACGTCAGCAACGTCATGGTCTTCGCCCACCACCCGGTCGAGGACCCCGCCGAGACCGACTCGAGCCAGCTGACCGATCGCCTGGAGGTCCGCCTCGTCGAGAAGCTCCTCTCGGACTTCAGCGTCGAGAGCGACAAGGGCGTCACGATGGTGGGCTCGCACGCCCAGATCACGCACGTGGAGCGGGTCGAGGGCGTCTCGTACGTCGTGCTGCCCAGCTCGGGCAAGGCGCCCTACGGCACCCCCGACCGGGGCGGCTTCACCGGCTGGCTCGACTGGAGCGTCGACCGCGACGCCTCGGCGCGCGAGCAGTGGCTCACCGCCGACGTCCGGGCCTTCGCCCAGGAGGTCGTGGTCGACGCGCCCGAGACCCTCGAGGTCAGCCGCGCCGCCACCGTCGGCGGGCACGTCGTGCAGCCGTCCGGCGTCGTCGCGGGCAGCCGGGTCGTCCCGCTGGCCTACCCGATGTCGGTCGACTGGTCCGGTGACGCCGGGCTGGCGATCGGCTCCGGGGACGCCGCCGTCGCGGCCGCCCGGGCCGGCAAGAAGGTCGCCATCCTCGACCCGGAGACCCGTCAGCTGACGGGCCTGCGCACGGGCGAGGTGACGCTGAGCGTCACCAACGACTCGATGCGGGAGTACACCGACGAGGCCTCGGCGGCACCGGTCACGGGCACGCGGACGGTGCAGGTCGTGGCCTACCAGGGCCCCGGCTCGCGCATCGACGCCCCCGCCCCGGTGTTCCCGACCCAGCCGGTGGGCACCACCGGTGCCGGCCAGCCGGTGACGGTGACCAACACCGGCGACCGGCCCCTGCGGGTCAGCGACGTCGCCATCACCGCGACCGGGTCCAGCCCCGCGGGCGAGTTCGTCGTCGCCGGCGAGCAGTGCGCCGGCGTCGACATCGCGCCCGGCGCCTCGTGCGAGGTGCTGGTGCGCTTCGCCCCCTCCGCGGCGGAGGTGACCTCGACGGCGGAGCTGGTGCTCACGGCCAACACGCCCGAGGGCGGCTTCGAGGTCCCGCTGACCGGGCTCAGCTCGGGCCCGCTCCAGGGCGCGCCCGGCGAGCCGGGCGAGGACGGCCCGACCGGACCGACCGGGCCGACCGGACCGACCGGACCCCAGGGTCCCGGTGGCGAGTCCGGCACGCCGGGCGCGACCGGTCCGCAGGGTCCCCAGGGTCCCGCCGGCCCCCAGGGTCCGCAGGGTCCGCAGGGACCGCGCGGCGCCGTCGTGTTCAAGGCGACGAAGAAGGTCGTCCGGGTCGAGCGCGGCGACAGGATGAGCATGCCGTTCCGCCTGGGCAACCAGACCGCGACCGCGCTGCGGCCGACGGTGCGGATCGCCCCGGCCCGGGCGCTGCGCGCGACCGGCAAGCGGGTCGTGAACCCGGCTGCCGTGCGGGCGGGCGCCACCCGGCGGCTGGCCTTCGTGCTCCGCGTCGGCGCGGCGGCCGAGGTCGGCACGCACCGGGTCGAGGTCACGCTGCGGGTGGGCGACCGCACGGTCACCCGGATCGTGAGGGTGCGCGTCCTGCGCGGCTGA
- a CDS encoding OsmC family protein — MDLSPRGVRATAGSLRAGDGTVLHHAWTTEGVVAAPTSTGAQLLHLSVALCVLNDTYREAERLGVEVAGIVVEADGDFDPEWHSSGITYAVTLDSSAPAEDLARLASAVDVVAEIPRAVRAGASVRGAWSS; from the coding sequence ATGGACCTCTCACCACGGGGCGTGCGCGCGACCGCCGGGTCCCTACGCGCGGGCGACGGCACCGTGCTCCACCACGCGTGGACCACGGAGGGCGTCGTCGCCGCGCCCACCAGCACCGGCGCGCAGCTGCTCCACCTGTCCGTGGCCCTCTGCGTCCTGAACGACACCTACCGCGAGGCCGAGCGGCTCGGCGTCGAGGTGGCCGGGATCGTGGTCGAGGCCGACGGCGACTTCGACCCCGAGTGGCACTCGAGTGGCATCACCTACGCCGTCACCCTCGACTCGTCGGCGCCGGCGGAGGACCTGGCTCGCCTCGCCTCCGCGGTCGACGTGGTGGCCGAGATCCCCCGAGCCGTCCGGGCCGGCGCGTCGGTCCGCGGGGCCTGGTCGTCGTGA
- a CDS encoding DUF1801 domain-containing protein, which translates to MAAKKDPTAEVLDTIAAMTERDRAVAERLHEVITTAAPELSPRLWYKQPAYALGGPKGKVLCFFRGADVDGERYLSFGFSGEARLDDGGLWPTAYAVTEVTDAVAERITGLVQDAVSGTR; encoded by the coding sequence ATGGCCGCCAAGAAGGACCCGACCGCCGAGGTGCTGGACACCATCGCCGCGATGACCGAGCGCGACCGCGCGGTCGCCGAGCGGCTGCACGAGGTGATCACGACCGCGGCGCCCGAGCTGAGTCCGCGGCTCTGGTACAAGCAGCCGGCCTATGCCCTGGGCGGTCCGAAGGGCAAGGTGCTCTGCTTCTTCCGGGGCGCCGACGTCGACGGGGAGCGCTACCTGTCGTTCGGCTTCTCGGGCGAGGCCCGGCTCGACGACGGCGGTCTGTGGCCCACGGCGTACGCCGTCACCGAGGTCACCGACGCCGTGGCCGAGCGGATCACCGGCCTGGTGCAGGACGCGGTCTCCGGGACGCGGTAG
- a CDS encoding GNAT family N-acetyltransferase — protein sequence MPEFTWLPANRATPEDVEAVFATGGARKCRCQAMKVPGWIWRDTNQEQRDAAQVEQTACGTDGPTSGLIGYVDGDPAGWVAVEQRENYPRLWSRKQPWMRMDPDLAGVWSVTCFVVRKGWRKSGLTYELAAATVEHGRQVGAQVLEGYPIDPPPGKSVIWDEASVGLLQVFLDAGYEVVASPTLRRRVVRRRPGTA from the coding sequence ATGCCCGAGTTCACCTGGCTCCCGGCGAACCGCGCGACCCCCGAGGACGTCGAGGCGGTCTTCGCGACCGGTGGTGCGCGCAAGTGCCGGTGCCAGGCCATGAAGGTGCCGGGCTGGATCTGGCGCGACACCAACCAGGAGCAGCGCGACGCCGCCCAGGTCGAGCAGACCGCCTGCGGCACCGACGGCCCGACGTCCGGGCTGATCGGCTACGTCGACGGCGATCCGGCCGGCTGGGTGGCGGTCGAGCAGCGCGAGAACTACCCCCGGCTGTGGAGCCGCAAGCAGCCGTGGATGCGGATGGACCCCGACCTCGCCGGCGTCTGGTCGGTGACCTGCTTCGTGGTGCGGAAGGGATGGCGCAAGTCGGGGCTCACCTACGAGCTCGCCGCCGCCACCGTCGAGCACGGCCGGCAGGTCGGCGCCCAGGTGCTGGAGGGCTATCCCATCGACCCACCGCCGGGCAAGAGCGTGATCTGGGACGAGGCGTCGGTCGGCCTGCTGCAGGTCTTCCTCGACGCCGGCTACGAGGTGGTCGCCTCCCCCACGCTGCGGCGGCGCGTCGTGCGCCGGCGACCCGGCACCGCCTGA
- a CDS encoding YciI family protein, translated as MAQYLIYFNQQWVGDHEEAWFHSRVEPSTAVVRAMQDEGVLVFAGGLVEELEEAASADATSGEVVVTDGPFAETKEWLGGLTIIDVPDDETARAWAGRVAEGCGWPQEVRRFKAGSLQAVALGG; from the coding sequence ATGGCTCAGTACCTCATCTACTTCAACCAGCAGTGGGTCGGCGACCACGAGGAGGCGTGGTTCCACAGCCGCGTGGAACCGTCCACGGCCGTCGTCCGGGCGATGCAGGACGAGGGTGTCCTGGTCTTCGCCGGGGGACTGGTCGAGGAGCTCGAGGAGGCGGCGAGCGCGGACGCCACGAGCGGCGAGGTGGTCGTCACCGACGGGCCCTTCGCCGAGACCAAGGAGTGGCTCGGCGGGTTGACCATCATCGACGTGCCCGACGACGAGACCGCCCGCGCGTGGGCGGGCCGGGTGGCGGAGGGGTGCGGCTGGCCGCAGGAAGTGCGCCGCTTCAAGGCGGGCTCGCTCCAGGCGGTCGCGCTCGGGGGGTGA
- a CDS encoding SDR family NAD(P)-dependent oxidoreductase: protein MSVAGTDDQEPGRLDGQVALVTGGSRGIGLAVARGLGTLGATVVVVGRTADSAEAAAGALVEEGLDAVGVGCDVASATEVTALPGRLGPLAAVDVLVCAAGVMSARAAKTLRTSEEEWRRVMAVDLDGVWRTTTAFVPGMVERRHGRVVAVSACLGRMSGPGNAGGLAPYRIAKAGVNALVRNLAHEQGLGMRGVLVDATCPGHCRTDMGGPDAPRSAEQGAETAVWLAGRPAAGARTGLLWEDRQVVPW, encoded by the coding sequence GTGAGCGTCGCGGGAACAGACGACCAGGAGCCCGGCCGGCTCGACGGGCAGGTGGCCCTGGTGACCGGGGGCAGCCGGGGCATCGGCCTCGCCGTCGCGCGCGGCCTGGGCACCCTCGGCGCCACGGTGGTCGTCGTCGGCCGCACCGCCGACAGCGCCGAGGCCGCCGCCGGCGCGCTGGTCGAGGAGGGGCTCGACGCGGTCGGCGTGGGTTGCGACGTCGCCTCGGCGACGGAGGTGACCGCCCTGCCCGGTCGCCTCGGCCCGCTCGCCGCCGTCGACGTGCTCGTCTGCGCGGCCGGCGTGATGAGCGCCCGCGCCGCCAAGACGCTGCGCACGAGCGAGGAGGAGTGGCGCCGGGTGATGGCGGTCGACCTCGACGGCGTGTGGCGCACCACCACCGCCTTCGTGCCCGGGATGGTCGAGCGCCGCCACGGCCGGGTGGTCGCGGTGAGTGCCTGCCTGGGCCGGATGAGCGGGCCGGGCAACGCCGGCGGCCTGGCGCCGTACCGGATCGCGAAGGCGGGGGTCAACGCCCTGGTGCGAAACCTCGCCCACGAGCAGGGACTCGGCATGCGCGGCGTCCTGGTCGACGCCACCTGCCCCGGTCACTGCCGCACCGACATGGGCGGCCCCGACGCACCCCGCTCGGCGGAGCAGGGCGCCGAGACGGCGGTGTGGCTCGCCGGGCGGCCGGCCGCCGGAGCGCGGACCGGGCTGCTGTGGGAGGACCGCCAGGTCGTCCCCTGGTAG
- a CDS encoding FAD-dependent monooxygenase, protein MTLRILVTGASIAGPAAAYWLDRTGHDVTVLERTPEPRTGGQNIDVRGLARDVLERMDLLDAVRRAGTGEVGLRFVDEDGGTVSEFPAHAGGDGGDGPTAELEILRGDLAEILRDACGDGVTWWYGDHVVDLDDSGSAVTVTLAGGATHEFDVVVVAEGPRSRTRDLVMTGDRTPVLDRLGMYSAWLTVPRTDADDRWWRWLNVPGSRSVHLRPDNTGSTRAMLNVMTDETGLADLDPHDLRAELRERFADVGWETPRILAALDDADDLYVDDLTQVRCPTWSHGRVVLLGDAAWCITPIGGFGTSLALIGAYVLAAQLQRSSSPDEAFAAYESWLRPLVEESQDLPPGAPRVANPRSRAGVALFRTGTRLAASGPVRAVTSRLGSGSGSGSDEQRTLPELDAS, encoded by the coding sequence GTGACCCTGCGGATCCTGGTGACCGGGGCGAGCATCGCCGGCCCGGCCGCGGCCTACTGGCTGGACCGGACCGGGCACGACGTCACCGTCCTGGAGCGGACGCCGGAGCCCCGCACCGGCGGGCAGAACATCGACGTGCGCGGCCTGGCCCGCGACGTCCTGGAGCGGATGGACCTCCTCGACGCCGTGCGCCGGGCCGGCACCGGCGAGGTGGGGCTCCGCTTCGTCGACGAGGACGGCGGCACGGTGTCGGAGTTCCCCGCCCACGCCGGTGGCGACGGGGGCGACGGCCCGACCGCGGAGCTGGAGATCCTGCGCGGCGACCTCGCCGAGATCCTGCGCGACGCCTGCGGTGACGGGGTGACCTGGTGGTACGGCGACCACGTCGTCGACCTCGACGACTCCGGCTCCGCCGTCACGGTCACCCTGGCCGGCGGCGCGACCCACGAGTTCGACGTCGTCGTCGTCGCGGAGGGCCCGCGCTCGCGGACCCGGGACCTGGTGATGACCGGCGACCGCACCCCCGTGCTCGACCGCCTCGGCATGTACTCCGCCTGGCTGACCGTGCCGCGCACCGACGCCGACGACCGCTGGTGGCGCTGGCTCAACGTCCCGGGCTCGCGCTCGGTGCACCTGCGTCCCGACAACACCGGCAGCACCCGCGCCATGCTCAACGTGATGACCGACGAGACCGGCCTCGCCGACCTCGACCCCCACGACCTGCGCGCCGAGCTGCGCGAGCGGTTCGCCGACGTCGGCTGGGAGACCCCGCGCATCCTGGCCGCCCTCGACGACGCCGACGACCTCTACGTCGACGACCTGACCCAGGTGCGGTGCCCCACCTGGAGCCACGGTCGGGTGGTGCTGCTCGGGGACGCCGCCTGGTGCATCACGCCGATCGGCGGCTTCGGCACGTCCCTGGCCCTCATCGGCGCCTACGTGCTGGCCGCGCAGCTGCAGCGGTCGTCGTCGCCCGACGAGGCGTTCGCGGCGTACGAGTCCTGGTTGCGGCCGCTCGTCGAGGAGTCGCAGGACCTCCCGCCCGGCGCTCCCCGCGTCGCCAACCCGCGCTCGCGCGCCGGCGTCGCGCTGTTCCGCACCGGCACCCGGCTCGCCGCCAGCGGCCCGGTCCGGGCGGTGACGTCGAGGCTCGGCTCGGGGTCGGGGTCGGGGTCGGACGAGCAGCGCACGCTGCCCGAGCTGGACGCCTCGTGA